A single Phragmites australis chromosome 4, lpPhrAust1.1, whole genome shotgun sequence DNA region contains:
- the LOC133916974 gene encoding chitinase 11-like: MKKVFALLAAAGGVSGQQGVSTIITQSMFETMCSHRSEGSCEGAFYTYDAFINAANNFPVFGTTGDEQTRRRELAAFFGQIRIAVC, encoded by the coding sequence ATGAAGAAGGTTTTCGCACTGCTCGCCGCGGCCGGCGGCGTCAGCGGGCAGCAGGGCGTGTCGACCATCATCACGCAGTCGATGTTCGAGACCATGTGCAGCCACCGCAGCGAGGGCAGCTGCGAGGGCGCGTTCTACACCTACGACGCGTTCATAAACGCCGCGAACAACTTCCCCGTCTTCGGCACCACCGGCGACGAGCAGACCCGCAGGCGGGAGCTCGCCGCTTTCTTTGGCCAAATCCGTATCGCAGTTTGTTGA